TCACTGATAATCTGATAATAGTATTTTTCATCAATGTCCACACGAAGCCTGATGATCCCCGTCGCCAGGTCAACATTTGCCATTTCCAGACCGCTCACATACTCACTGTCGATTGTGACTGCATTCTGATAGATATCCCGGATATATCGAAAATTTTTCATGATGCTCCGGATGTGTTCCAGAAGATCAGCCTTCAGATGATGTGTGACAGGAAGCAGTTCTACCCACTTCGGTATGTAAAACTCCATCTGACGGATTGGAAATTCATACAGGATTTTTTCCAAAATCCGGATAATATCATCTTTTTTGAGCTGTTCACAGTTCACTGCCACTACCGAAGTCTGATACTTCTCCTGCATGGCAGTTACCATCTGTTTTGTTTCCTCCTTGTATGGCATCTGTGAATTTAAAATGATAAGAAATGGTTTTTTACATGCCTTGAGCTCCGCCACCGTGCGTTCTTCGCTCTGCACGAAATTCTCCCTCGGAATCTCACCGAAAGAACCGTCACACGTCACAAGCAGTCCGATCGTGGAATGGTCACGGATTACTTTCTGAGTCCCCATCTCAGCAGCCTGATGGAACGGAATCTCATAATCGTACCATGGTGTCTTCACCATACGTTCTTTTCCCTCTTCCATGTTTCCGACCGCATCTGACACGAGATATCCGACACAGTCGATCAGACGCAGCTTCACATGGACATCTTCTCCGAGTGTCACGTCAATCGCTTCTTTAGGTACAAATTTCGGCTCCACTGTGGTGATCAGCTTCCCGGAACCGCTTACCGGAAGTGTATCTTTAATCTCCGACTGTTTTCCCTCTTCCGTCCCGGGAAGTGCAAGCACCTCCATAAAGCGACGGATAAATGTTGATTTTCCTGTGCGCACCGGCCCTACGACACCGACTAAAAACTGTCCGCCAGTACGGGCTTGTATATCTTTGTAAACAGAAAATGTGTCCATTGCGTACCCCCTTACCTATACTGATATACTATATGCACAGGATCGGCGGAACATGCATATACCCCTCGGACAAACAACAAAATGAGAGACTTTCGTCTCTCACTTGGCATCGTAACATCAATCTGTTGTCTGTAGTCTTTTCAATATCTCCTCATAAACGTTTTCCCTGTTTCCTGCCGTCACATCCAGCACTGTCACATCCTCCCGCTCCATGATCGCTCTGACAAACGGCGTATCCGTCTTCTGCAGCACGCCCAGCACGATCGGCTTCTCATCGAGACACCGGAAGAACACATCCTGAAACTCTTTCGCATCCCGCTCGAGCTTCCCGATCTCATCTGCGAGCATCCAGGTATCTGACTTCAAAGCCTCTTCCAGTATCTTTACACCCAGGGTCTCAAACGTTTCCGTCAGCGGAACGCTTTTTTGCTCCCCCACGCGGATGGAGATCGGGCTGTCGTTTTCGTAAGGTGCAATCCCGGTCAGTCCATGTAGGTAATTGCCTTTCCGCCTGCCGCCTATAAAAAGAGGCAGCGTCCGATAACCGCCCGGTGTAACAGCAAGTTCCTCCAATACTCTGTTTAAGATCGTAGACTTCCCGACCTGCTTCTCACCCGTCAGGAAGATATGCTTTTTCTCCCCGGACAGTATCTCTCTTTCTGCGATACTCACCCGCATATTCGTATTCTGATTTTTTGTCCTGCACTTTGATTCCGCCTTGTGGCATCCGCACTGACAGAACGTCGATACCGCATCCGGTGCCGCAAGGATCGGGATGGGGAACTGTACATCGGAAAGCGTCTCGATCAGATCCGCAGCCCTGCCCACTTCCCTCAGTATATTTATCACCGGCGTTTCTCCGAACTGCTCTTTGCTCTCACCGATACGGCCGCTGAGCAGAAAGGTATGCGGATTTATGCGTTCTTCCGCGTCTTCCCTGCGATGTGCACAGACGATCCGCGGTACCCCTGCCTCGTAGTCGCCCTCCGCCAGCAGAATATCCACATCAAACATCGGAAAGAACACGTTATCATCCATGCCATACGGATAGATCAGGCTCATCTCCCGCTTTCCCTTAACTCCGATGACATCCGCCCCTGCCTTCCTGTGGCGGTCGGTATTGCTGCCCTCCTCGTCCAGGCTGAAATTCGGGCAAAACACCGTTTTTACCGTCCCCACCCGATGCCCGCGTTTTTTTAATTCCTTTGTCAGTTCAGTAACCACGGTCGTCTTGCCTGACTTGCGGATACCGACGATGCTGCATATTTTCACTCTGATTCCTCCATAAATTCCACCCTGATAACATCTCTGCACCAGCGCCTGCCGGCAGCATCTCCTTCTGCCACCAGCCGGTACCTCACACTGCCATCCGCCGCGCACAGCGCTGCGTTATTCCTTCTGTCTGCCAGTATGATCCGTTCTCCCGGTTTATCCGACAGAATCTCTCTGACCGGCACCGCAGTCACCATACCGTCCTCCGACTCGAATTCCACCTGCAGTACGCCATGCCAGCTCTCCCTTAGATGACGCACCTCATGCCCGGAATACTGCTCCTGCAGAATCTCCCCGTGTTTCATCCTCTTTACTGTTATTGTAACGCGCGGCAATGTTTTGTCTGTCTTCAACGGTATTCCCCCCATACTGCCAGCATATCCTCCTCACAGTCCGTCCCGTGCTCCCCGCCGCCGGCTTCTGCGTGCATGCCATGGTCACTGATGAGCAGCATGTGTCCCGAAAAGTTTTCGCAGATCCGGGCCATCCTGCTGTCCGTCTCTTTTATCTGATGTAATGTCCCGGCACCATACGGACCATAAGTATGACCACAGTCGTCGATCTGATGCAGATGCGCAAAGATAAACTCTGTCCCGGCAGCGATCTCACGCTCCACGGACCGGCAGATCCATGAATCACATCCCTCTCCATTCTGATCCGTATGGAGTCTGGGGCGAAATGGGGTTTTCAGGATTACGCTGTCCCCCTCCAGCCACGCCGCCGTTCCCGATATCTCATCAAAGATTGTAGGATACGCAAGCTTCCTTACGCTGCGGTCGGTGACGCCGTGTTCCTGCGGCAGCAGACCGGTCAGCATCGTAGCCAGCGCCGGGGCCGTAAGCGGCGGGCTGACGCTGGATACCGGACTGACATCAAATGCACCGGCGATATAGGGTATACATCCGGCATCTTTTGCATACTCGTACATCCGATACCCAAATCCATCCAGATACCAGACAAGCAGCCGTCCCTTCATCAGACATCTCTTCATTTTTCCGGAAAATTCATTCAGCATCCTCATTGGATCACCTTACTTCGTTCTCTCAGCGCTTCATATTCCTGACATGTATTTACATTTTCGACCATAGCAGCAGAAAACCCCAGCTCTTCCAGATCTATATATGTGGTTTTCACCTGCTCAAACAGCGGCCGGATCTTATGAATCTCCTGCTCACGCATCTGTTCAAGTACCGGTATCACAGTCTTTTTGTATATCCCGCACAGCGGATGAATCCTCCCGGCTTCCCGCAGGATCAGGCAGTCTTCTCTTCCCGTCAGACGCTGCTCCAAAGCCTTAAGCAGCTCCTGTTCCAGCAGCGGCATGTCTGTAGCCAGGATCAGACAATACGGATGTTTGACATGACTGAGCAGCTGATAGATACCCTCAACCGGTCCATATCCCAGTTTTTCATCTGCCGCTGCCGGATATGGAAGATCCGGATATTTCTTTGGATCGTCTACAGAAATCCAGATGTCATCGTAACAGCTGCAGATGCGGATCGTATGATTCAGAAATGATTCTGCTTTGATTTCAAGATACGCTTTGTTTTTCCCCATGCGGGAACTCTTCCCTCCCGCCAGAATGCCGGCACTGACTGGTATCTGCATAATTGCCTCCTTAAAGATCACTGAAAATTAACAGCTGCAAATCCCAGGGCGTCACAGCCATAGAACCTGCAGCAGTTATCATATTTCTCACATTTTGCACTCACCGGTCAAAAAACCGGTACGCCTTGATGATACTTCCTTTCCGAAGCGGAGGACTCCCGGCCTCAATCTCTCCGAGAATTTCACAGTCTCTCATCGGATTGAGCATCCCGTTCCCCTGTTTTTTCGCAAACACGATCCACGCCTCACCATTCAGGATCTCCAGCGTCCCGGGAATCATCCTGCGGGACGGGCTTTTCTTCGGAAATGCATCGGCCATTTTCACTTTCAGCTCTTTCGTCTGATAATCCTTCATTCCGGACATCCTGCGAATCAGCGGTCTTCCCAGCATGAACAGGGAAACGGCTGCCGCCGACGGATTGCCGGAAAGCGCCAGTATGGGCTTGCCCTGATATACCGCGGCAATAAATGCCATACCCGGCTTCATTCTCACTTTCCAGAATAAAATGTCCGCTCCGATCCGTGTGAGCGCCTCCTTGACCATATCATAGTCGCCGACAGACACTCCCCCGGTCGTGATCAGCATATCACTGTCCGCCAGACCCTCCAGCATCCGGTCTGCAATGCGCTGCGCATTGTCCTTCTCGATGCCCAGAACCCGCGTATTCACATTCCACTGTTCCAGATAGGCATGTATCGCATAGATACTGCTGTTGCGGATCTTGCCCGGAGAAAGATTCTCCCCGATGGCAATCAGTTCGTCTCCGGTGCTCAGCAGTGCTGCTGTGATCTTCCTGTGCACCTTTACATTCTCGTATCCGAGTCCCGCAAGCAGACCGACAAGGGCAGGCGAAATCAGCCTTCCCTTCTCCACCACCAGTTCACCCTCTTTTACATCTTCACCGACCGGAACGATATTGCTGCCCTCCTTGGACGGTGCAAATACGGTTACCGTATCCTCCGTAAATGAAGTATCTTCGAATTTCACGATCGCATCAGCGCCTTCGGGGACCGGAGCGCCGGTCAGGATTTTGACCGCCTCGCCCTCCCCGATCGCCCTTGTCGCAGTGCTGCCCGCCGGCACCTCCTCAGTCACGGTCAGCTGCACCGGTGTTTCTCTGGAAGCATCCGCGGTATCTGCCGCGCGCAGTGCATATCCATCATAGGGAGAACGCCGAAACGGCGGGATATTCTCCTTTGAAATTATGTCCCGGGCCAGTACCCGTCCGTCTGTCTCATCCACCGGAACGCATTCCGTCCCTACCGGATTCCCCCAGGGGAGTAACAGCCCAAGCCCTTCTTCCAATGTCACCTTTTCAGGATACGTACTCATGCTCTGCCTCCGTGATTATGCCTTCTCGATCTTTATCGCACATACTTTATATTCCGGGATTCTTGCATATTTGTCAAGCGCCGGATTCGTCAGCCAGTTACAGTTTCCATCCGGGAAGTGGAACGGCATCCAGGATTCACCCTGTGACACTTTTCTGCCGACACGCGCCGTCGATTCGATCTGTCCCCGTCTGGAAGATACTTTTACTTTATCTCCGTTTTTAATGCCGAGTGCGTCCGCATCCTTAAAGTTCATCTCAATGAAGGATTTGCCCTCGATCTCCATCAGTCCCGGAGTCTTGCCGGTCATCGCCCTGGTTGTATAATGATACAGGATACGTCCCGTCATCAGGATGATCGGATAATCTTCATCCGGAAGTTCTGCAGAAGGCACATACTCTGCCGGATAGAACCAGCCAAGTCCTCTCGAGAACCTGCCGACATGCATGATCGGCGTGCCCGGATGATCCTGGGAGGGGCATGGCCACTGCAGCGTCTCACCGGCATCCAGTCTCGCATGGCTGATGCCTCCGAAGCTCGGTGTCACGGATGCGATCTCATCCATGATCTCAGCCGATGTCAGATGCGGCTGCGGATATCCCATACGATTCATGATATCGATGAAAATATCGGTGTCCAGCCTTGCCTCGCCAGGCAGTGTCACTGCCTTTCTGACTCTCTGTACACGTCTCTCTGTATTCGTGAATGTTCCTTCTTTTTCTGCATAGCTCACGCCCGGCAGGATCACATCTGCATACTGTGCCGTCTCTGTCATAAACAGCTCGTTCATCACAACGAAATCCAGTGTCTCCAGCGCCTTGATGATATGGCTGGTATCCGGATCCGTTACGATCGGATCTTCCCCGAAAATGTACAGGCCCTTTACCTCACCCTGGATCGCTTTCGGCCACACATCTGTCGCATGCAGTCCCGGTTCGGTGCTGAGCTTTGTCCCCCAGGCCTTCTCGAACTTCTCGATGACCTCCGGATTTTTCACTTTCTGGTAACCCGGGAAGTCGCCCGGCAGCGCTCCCATATCGCAGGCACCCTGTACATTGTTCTGACCGCGCAGCGGGTTCACACCACAGCCTTCTCTTCCGAGCTTGCCGACGAGCAGTGCCATGTTGGACATAGACATAACACCCTCTGTACCGGTGGAATGTTCGGTAACGCCGAGACAGTAGATGATCGGCGCTTTATCAGCCTTCGCATACATGATCGCCGCTTTTCTCAAGTCCTCCGGATCGATATGGCAGATCTCTCCCACCTTCTCCGGTGTATAGTCTTTTACAATTTCCCTGATCTTTTCGTAGCCTTCCGTTCGCTCTTCGATAAACTTCATATCCTGAAGACCTTCTTCGATGATCACGTGCATGATGCCGTTCGCAAACGCAACGTTTGTTCCCGGACGAAGTTTCAGATGAATATCCGCATGCTGTGCAAGCCCGATATCGCGCGGGTCTGCTACGATGATCTTGCATCCGCGCTGTACCGCCTGGCGGATCTGCATTCCTACTACCGGATGTGCTTCCTCCGGATTGGACCCGACCAGCATGATGACATCCGGATTCTGGGTGATATCCGCGATCGGATTTGTCATCGCCCCGGAACCCAGCGTCATCGCAAGCCCCGCTACCGACGCGGAATGACACACGCGTGCACAGTTATCCACATTGTTGGTGCCGAACGCACAGCGCACCAGCTTCTGCATCATATAGATGTCTTCATTCGGTGAACGCGAACAGGCAAATCCTGCCAGCGCATCGGGACCATATTTTTTCTTGATCTCCATGAATTTCGAAGCAACCAGATCGAGCGCCTCATCCCAGCTTGCACGCTCAAATTCTCCCGTCTCTTTGTTCTTGATCAGCGGGTATTTCAGGCGTTCTGGTGAATGTACGAAGTCAAAGGACCCAGAGCGGCCTTTTACACAGAGCAGCCCGCGATTGGACGGGCCGTTCGCCGCCTCCGTATCCACCACTTTTCCATCTTTTACAACCAGATAGTACTGGCATCCCGTTGCGCAGTGCGGACAGGTGGTCAGCACTTTTCGCTCTACCTGCCACGGGCGGTATTCTTTTCTTCGTTTCATCGTCAGTGCGCCGGTCGGACAGGCAGCCACGCAGTTTCCGCATGACTCACAGGAACTGTCTCTTAAGTCCACGCCGAACGGTGTAGAGATTACGGAATTAAAACCGCGCTCTGCAGTATCGATCGCACCTCTGCCCACGATCTTATTACAGGTATTGACACAGCGGTGGCACAAAATACAGAGGTTTGGATTATAAGTGAAAAACGGGTTGGAATCGTCGATCGGAAAATCCGTCATCTCCCCCTCATAAGACGTCTTTTCCACGCCGTACTCATAGCAGTAATCCTGCAGCTTGCAGGCACCGTTTGACGGACAGGAAAAACAGTCTGTCTTATGGTTGGAAAGCAGCAGATCCAGCACGCCTCTCCTTGATGCAATGACTTTCTCACTCTTCGTCTGGATCACATCGCCTTCCGACACATGCGCGGAACAGGCGGTATCCAGCTTGCTCCATCCGCGGTTCTCGATTTCCACCATACACATACGGCAGGAACCGTCCGGCATCAGGCCCTTGATATAACATAACGTAGGAATTGTGATACCCGCCGCCTCGGCAGCCTGCAGGATCGTCGTACCTTTCTCGACCTCCACAGGAATCCCATCGATTATTGCATGAATCATAGTTTCTCCTCCTTACTCAACGCAGACCGCATCAAAATTACAGCCCTCTACACAGGCACCACAGCGGATACATTTCGTCATATCGATCGTATGTGCTTTCTTCTTTTCCCCGGTGATCGCACCAGCCGGACAATTCTTAGCACATTTCGTACATCCGATACATTTTTCGGCATCAATTCTGTAAACTTTCATCGCCTGGCATGTATGAGATTTGCATTTCTTATCCACAATATGTTCCACATACTCATCGCGGAATGTTTTTAATGTACTGATGACCGGAAGCGGTGCGCTCTTGCCGAGTCCGCAAAGCGAATTCGTCTTTACAAAATCAGCGATCTCTTCCAGACGGTCCAGATCTTCCATTTTGCCTTTTCCCTCTACGATCCGTTCCAGAATCTCCAGCATACGCTTCGTACCGATTCGGCACGGCGTACATTTGCCGCAGGATTCCCTCTGTGTAAAGCTCATGAAGAACCTTGCCACCTCGACCATACAGGTATTCTCGTCCATCACAACAAGTCCGCCGGAACCGACGATCGCATTATATTTTTTCACAGAGTCAAAATCCAGTCCGACATCCAGATGCTCTTTTGTCAGACATCCGCCGGACGGTCCGCCGATCTGAACGCCCTTAAATTCTGCACCGTCTTTCACTCCGCCGCCGATATCATAGATAATCTCACGGAGTGTGCTTCCCATCGGTACTTCGATCAGACCCGTATTTTCGATTGCTCCCGTGATGGAGAAGGTCTTCGTTCCCGGGCTCTTCTCGGAACCGATCGTGCGGAACCAGTCAGCGCCGTTTAACACGATCTTCGGTACATTTGCATATGTCTCAACGTTATTAAGTACGGTCGGTTTTGCCCACAGTCCCTGATCCACCGTTCTCGGCGGTTTTGTTCTCGGCATCCCGCGGTTGCCCTCTATGGATGCCGTCAGGGCACTTCCCTCACCGCAGACAAACGCGCCCGCTCCGCGGTTGATATGCATATGGAAGGAAAAATCACTTCCCAGAATATTGTCGCCGAGCAGTCCGCAGGACTCCAGTTCGGAGATCGCATAGCGCAGCCGCGCCACAGACAGCGGGTACTCTGCACGCACATAGATATATCCCTCCTGAGAAGAAACTGCATATCCCGCAATCATCATGCCTTCCAGCAGTTTGTAGGGATCGCCTTCCATCACAGAGCCATCCATAAACGCACCCGGGTCTCCCTCATCTCCGTTGCACACAACGTAACGTGTCTGTTCTGCCTGACCGGCAACCTGTTTCCATTTTCTTCCTGTCGGGAAGCCTCCGCCTCCGCGTCCCCGAAGTCCAGATTTATCGATCTCCTCGACAACGTCCTCCGGTTTCATCTCAAACAGCGCCCTGGCAAATGCCGAAAATCCGCCTGACGCGATATATTCATTCAGGGATACCGCGTCATACTTGCCGCAGTTTTCCAGCACGACACGCGTCTGCTTTGCGATAAACGGAATCTCATCCGGATGTCTGTAAACTTTCTCTTTCTGCTTATACAGCAGTTCTTCAATCACCTCATCACGTCTGACACTCTTTTCAAAGATGTCTGCACAGTCGTCCGGCTGCACTTTTATGTACTGAATAACATTGTCGCCCTTCTGGATACGCACCAGCGGACCCAGTTCACAGAATCCCTGACATCCGGTCTTCTTGATGCCCACGTGTTCCTTTTCATCATGGGGAGCAAATTCCAGCGTAACACCCGGAGCATCTTTTACAATATCCTGAAATGTCTGATAGATCTTTTCTGCACCGGAAGCAACGCATCCTGTCCCTGAACAGACGAGAATCCTGCAGTCAAATGCCTCCATCTCTTTCCGTGCCGCCTGGCGGACCTGTTCCAAATCATTTTTGTTTTTCAGAATCATTTGCCATCACCTCTCAATTCACGAATCACCGCAACTGCTTTCTCCGGTGTCATCTTGGGATGCACTTCGTCATTGACTGTCATCGCCGGCGCCAGTCCGCATGCCCCGAGGCAGGATACCGTCTCCACCGTAAATAACATATCATCCGTGGTGCGTTTCTCTTTGCTTAACCCAAGCTCTTTGTACAATGCTTCCAGTACCGGCATGGATTTCCTCACATGACAGGCTGTTCCGTCACAGACCTTAATAATATATTTTCCTTTTGGCTCAAATGAGAAATTTTCATAAAAGGTCGCAACACTGTACGCCTTTGCTTCTTTTATCCCAATTTCCTTTGCCACATATGTCAGCAGTTCTCCCGGCAGATAACGGTATACCCCCTGGATATCCTGCATAATCGGGATCAGCGAACCGGCTTTTTTGCCATAGCGCCCAATCACCTCATCTGCCACGTCATAATAAGACTGATCCAGCATAATGATTCCTCCTTAATATTTTCGTATTCGCTCAGGGCACGTTTATACCCTTTATCAGTATTGTATCTTAATTCGTCAATTTGCACAAGCCGATACCATAAAGCGGTTTAAAAAGCTGCAGGATTCATGAAATATCTTCACATTCTGCAGCTTTTTTAATATCTCAGTGCATTTTACGCATAGCTGCTTCCACGACATGTCCGACCAGGACAGATGTCGTGACACTGCCCACCCCGCCCGGAACAGGCGTAATCGCCTCTACCACAGGCTCTGCCTTCTCATAATCCACATCACCGCACAGTTTGCCCTCTTCGTTCACGTTGATACCGACATCGATCACAATCTGACCAGGGGAAAGATACGTATCGTCCACCACGCCTGCGCGGCCGGCCGCGACGATCACAATCTCCGCCTCTCTCACGACAGAGGGCATGTCTTTCGTCCGCGTGTGACAGATCGTCACTGTGGCGTTTTTCTTCAACAGCATCATGGCCGCGGGTTTTCCCACGACAAGGCTTCTTCCGATTACGACAGCCTTTTTCCCTGTGCAGTCGATCCCGTAATGGTCCAGGATCTCCATGCATGCCTGCGGCGTACACGGCGGAAATCCCTGCGGCGTGCTCGTAAACACTCCGACCATAGATCCATCCGTGATTCCATCAACATCTTTCTCCGGGGCGAGCGCCTTGACAACGGCTTCTTCATCCAGGTGTTTCGGGAGAGGACGGAAAATCAATACTCCATGAATACCGTCATTGCTGTTTACTTCGTCGATTGTCTTCATCAGTTCCTCCTGCGTCACGTCAGCCGGAAGCAGGAACTTCTGGTAAGCCACGCCGAGCGTCTCGCAGCGTTTTACTGCCCCTCGCTCATATGATACATCATCCGGACGTTCTCCCACCCGGACAATACCGAGTGTCGGAGTCACCCCTTTTTCTTCCAGTTTTTTTACATCTGCCTTGATTCGTTCATTCAAAGCAGCGGTCACTTCTTTTCCCAGCAGCTGTTTCGCCATGCCGTTCTCCTTTCCAGTGGATGCGGTCTGATCACCGTGTTCTCTTCATTTCAAACGATTTAAGATACTGTTATAAATCTTTTCTGCTTTTTTCGGATAATAATCCAGCATTGCATCGCACTTAGCATTCAACGCCTCCGCGTATTCACGATCCTTCATCGCTTTCGTGTTAATATAAACATTCAGGCTCGCACCTTTCAGTGCGGCTTTACAGAATTCAATACCCACGCCGGCGTCACTGACAGCAAGAGAAGAACCTTTTCCGGCAAAGTCCGCGATGATATCGATCGCTTCGCAGCATGCTGCCATAATTTCCATCGGCACGCTGCAGGCCACTTTCAGCGCGTTCTCCATCACCCGCTCTTTTTCCGCCTTCTGTTCCTCTGTGTCCTTAGGCATGCCGTACGCTTTGGAAAGGGGTTCAAAGAATTCCGCATCTCTCTCCACCAGGTTCAGAAGCTCATTCTGCATGATATCGCAGCGTGCCTTCAGAGCCAGCATTTCTTCTTCGATATCAATATATTTTTTCTTTCCAACCGTCAGAGATCCTACCATATTGCCAAGCGCCGTACCGATCGCGGCCACAAGTGCAGATGCTCCGCCTCCGCCCGGTACTGCTGATTTGGATGCAAGTATCTCAACAAATTCATCACACTGCAGACTAGAAAATCCCATAGATAATCTCCTTTTTTATTTATTCCTTCTTACATTCGTTCATCTCTTCAATAATAATACGTTCCGCACTAAAAATCCATTAGATTTTTCTATTTTTCTATAGATTTTTCTAATTTCCATCAGATTTTTCTTTTTTCAATATTTTATAATTTTTTACTTATTGTACTTTTAAAAAAACAAAAGGACACGGCAACTGATTCGCCTTGTCCTTTTATCATATCCGTTTCGTTACATGACAGAAAGTGCCTTGATCATACCGATCGATATATCACCCACCACAGCCATGTCCTCCCCGTGAAACGCCACCGGGAAATTGTCTGAAAACAAAATCTGTGCCGACGGCGGGAACTCATCGTCCCCTTCCCACAGGATAAACCGCAGATAAAGATTATTTAAAAATTCGAATTCATAAGAGCAGTCACCAAAACTGGTCCTTGTCGCTCCCAGACGTTCCATCACTTCCCGAAATTTCGGAATCTTACCTCCGAACCCGTATGCCAGCCGAAAGATACAGCGTCCCTGAAACTGTTTAAAATACACTTCACCCCACGGAACCTCCCGGTAAGT
The Ruminococcus gauvreauii genome window above contains:
- a CDS encoding bifunctional 5,10-methylenetetrahydrofolate dehydrogenase/5,10-methenyltetrahydrofolate cyclohydrolase, whose protein sequence is MAKQLLGKEVTAALNERIKADVKKLEEKGVTPTLGIVRVGERPDDVSYERGAVKRCETLGVAYQKFLLPADVTQEELMKTIDEVNSNDGIHGVLIFRPLPKHLDEEAVVKALAPEKDVDGITDGSMVGVFTSTPQGFPPCTPQACMEILDHYGIDCTGKKAVVIGRSLVVGKPAAMMLLKKNATVTICHTRTKDMPSVVREAEIVIVAAGRAGVVDDTYLSPGQIVIDVGINVNEEGKLCGDVDYEKAEPVVEAITPVPGGVGSVTTSVLVGHVVEAAMRKMH
- a CDS encoding complex I 24 kDa subunit family protein, whose product is MLDQSYYDVADEVIGRYGKKAGSLIPIMQDIQGVYRYLPGELLTYVAKEIGIKEAKAYSVATFYENFSFEPKGKYIIKVCDGTACHVRKSMPVLEALYKELGLSKEKRTTDDMLFTVETVSCLGACGLAPAMTVNDEVHPKMTPEKAVAVIRELRGDGK
- a CDS encoding DUF3786 domain-containing protein encodes the protein MNFDYEKDSKERIPYEHYLERFKREDPLVISGRTQIPYDEERKIFTLRLMGSTYEISWPEYEVHAKEDSIGHYPLEQASNARILVLRYLLEGSAAPSSGNFLTYREVPWGEVYFKQFQGRCIFRLAYGFGGKIPKFREVMERLGATRTSFGDCSYEFEFLNNLYLRFILWEGDDEFPPSAQILFSDNFPVAFHGEDMAVVGDISIGMIKALSVM
- a CDS encoding cyclodeaminase/cyclohydrolase family protein is translated as MGFSSLQCDEFVEILASKSAVPGGGGASALVAAIGTALGNMVGSLTVGKKKYIDIEEEMLALKARCDIMQNELLNLVERDAEFFEPLSKAYGMPKDTEEQKAEKERVMENALKVACSVPMEIMAACCEAIDIIADFAGKGSSLAVSDAGVGIEFCKAALKGASLNVYINTKAMKDREYAEALNAKCDAMLDYYPKKAEKIYNSILNRLK
- a CDS encoding NADH-ubiquinone oxidoreductase-F iron-sulfur binding region domain-containing protein, coding for MILKNKNDLEQVRQAARKEMEAFDCRILVCSGTGCVASGAEKIYQTFQDIVKDAPGVTLEFAPHDEKEHVGIKKTGCQGFCELGPLVRIQKGDNVIQYIKVQPDDCADIFEKSVRRDEVIEELLYKQKEKVYRHPDEIPFIAKQTRVVLENCGKYDAVSLNEYIASGGFSAFARALFEMKPEDVVEEIDKSGLRGRGGGGFPTGRKWKQVAGQAEQTRYVVCNGDEGDPGAFMDGSVMEGDPYKLLEGMMIAGYAVSSQEGYIYVRAEYPLSVARLRYAISELESCGLLGDNILGSDFSFHMHINRGAGAFVCGEGSALTASIEGNRGMPRTKPPRTVDQGLWAKPTVLNNVETYANVPKIVLNGADWFRTIGSEKSPGTKTFSITGAIENTGLIEVPMGSTLREIIYDIGGGVKDGAEFKGVQIGGPSGGCLTKEHLDVGLDFDSVKKYNAIVGSGGLVVMDENTCMVEVARFFMSFTQRESCGKCTPCRIGTKRMLEILERIVEGKGKMEDLDRLEEIADFVKTNSLCGLGKSAPLPVISTLKTFRDEYVEHIVDKKCKSHTCQAMKVYRIDAEKCIGCTKCAKNCPAGAITGEKKKAHTIDMTKCIRCGACVEGCNFDAVCVE